From the genome of Campylobacter magnus, one region includes:
- the ribH gene encoding 6,7-dimethyl-8-ribityllumazine synthase encodes MKIIEGKLALSGKERVLIINARFNHIITDRLVEGAKDAFIRHGGDEKNLSLLLVPGAFEIPLALEKALSSGKFDAVCCVGAVIRGSTPHFDYVSAEVAKGIANVSLKHGKPVTFGVLTTDSIEQAIERAGSKAGNKGFEAMAGLVELISLFDGLK; translated from the coding sequence ATGAAAATAATCGAAGGAAAACTAGCCCTAAGTGGCAAAGAGCGTGTGCTTATCATTAACGCTAGGTTTAATCACATTATCACAGACCGCTTGGTTGAGGGCGCAAAAGACGCTTTTATCCGTCATGGTGGAGATGAGAAAAATCTTAGTTTATTGCTTGTGCCTGGGGCTTTTGAGATACCACTTGCGCTTGAAAAAGCACTTAGTTCAGGCAAGTTTGATGCTGTGTGCTGCGTGGGTGCGGTGATCCGTGGTAGCACGCCTCATTTTGACTATGTTAGCGCTGAGGTGGCAAAAGGCATCGCAAATGTAAGCCTAAAACACGGCAAACCAGTAACCTTTGGCGTGCTAACAACTGATAGCATAGAACAAGCTATCGAGCGCGCAGGCTCAAAGGCTGGCAATAAAGGCTTTGAGGCGATGGCTGGGCTAGTTGAGCTTATTTCACTTTTTGATGGGCTTAAATAA
- the nusB gene encoding transcription antitermination factor NusB, producing MATRHQVRQAVITFLYAHEMDTFNKDFASEYFAEQKIKNEQKNFAETLFGGVLENIDNIDEKINSYLSSFKLAELGAMERAILRLGAHEILAQTCEARVAISEAVALASEFGSTNGVKLVNGVLDNIAKDKSPVTSAAVDTKEFYENLSAIQESLKPNESRNSRIPKDKENNELRNSRIPKESGFKKSAKSGPASKTAAKQPLKRARKDEK from the coding sequence ATGGCAACTCGTCATCAAGTGCGCCAAGCTGTCATAACCTTTCTCTACGCGCATGAAATGGATACATTTAATAAGGATTTTGCTAGCGAGTATTTTGCTGAACAAAAGATAAAAAACGAGCAAAAAAATTTCGCCGAGACTCTTTTTGGTGGTGTTTTAGAAAATATTGATAATATTGATGAAAAAATCAACTCTTATCTAAGTAGCTTTAAGTTAGCTGAACTTGGGGCTATGGAGAGGGCAATTTTGCGGCTTGGGGCGCATGAGATACTAGCGCAGACTTGCGAGGCTAGGGTGGCGATTAGCGAGGCTGTGGCTTTGGCTAGTGAGTTTGGCTCTACAAACGGCGTAAAGCTCGTAAATGGCGTGCTAGATAATATCGCAAAAGATAAAAGCCCAGTAACAAGCGCAGCTGTGGATACAAAAGAATTCTATGAAAATCTAAGCGCAATACAAGAGAGCCTAAAACCAAACGAGTCTAGGAATTCTAGAATTCCTAAGGATAAAGAGAACAATGAGCTTAGGAATTCTAGAATTCCTAAAGAAAGCGGCTTTAAAAAATCAGCAAAATCAGGCCCAGCCAGCAAAACAGCCGCAAAACAGCCGCTAAAGCGAGCTAGAAAGGATGAGAAATGA
- a CDS encoding type II secretion system protein GspD: MKKLLIMTSLVLILVLEVSAIQIKSNLLEFANIAANTNKTQILISGSLKPDDYYFFTDQKQVNVTLSLFKKMVELQGLRFLKLDDFYFVDIDKSLNANSDFNSTSYEEPENLYYIKMQGNSFAELNAMLNQYDKNATYIAQDNAAVIKATEKQYSEILSYLPNFDNKIVEQIRFKITILETDLSDLRKRGTEVNSLLKAVDSKDFRFFFNMITVPYIENSNVITQAADFYGVLNFLDQNSITKIKSSPFVVAKSNSEVFFSSVKTIPFLKNTSTFNQYSTQSQNTYDYKDVGLTLKLRPVVVGSNIDVDLDLTFENLLANSDKLTPSTSKKQLKSSYRLNRGEIIVLSGINQDIETKGRTGIPLLKDIWLLKYLFSTETTDLSNSILTITIEIVDDEVSIAKVLEKSKDDDK, encoded by the coding sequence ATGAAAAAACTTTTAATAATGACTTCTCTAGTCCTGATTTTGGTCTTGGAAGTTTCGGCAATTCAAATAAAAAGTAATTTGTTAGAATTTGCTAATATTGCTGCTAATACAAATAAAACTCAAATTCTTATTAGCGGCTCTTTAAAGCCTGATGATTATTACTTTTTTACTGACCAAAAACAAGTTAATGTTACTTTGTCTTTATTTAAGAAAATGGTTGAGCTTCAAGGCTTGCGTTTTTTAAAGCTTGATGACTTTTATTTTGTAGATATTGACAAAAGTTTAAACGCTAATAGTGATTTTAATTCTACCAGTTATGAAGAGCCTGAAAATCTCTACTATATAAAAATGCAGGGCAATAGCTTTGCTGAATTAAATGCTATGCTTAATCAATACGACAAAAACGCTACTTATATAGCACAAGATAATGCTGCTGTCATCAAGGCTACTGAAAAGCAATATAGCGAAATTTTAAGCTATTTGCCTAACTTTGATAATAAGATTGTAGAGCAAATTCGCTTTAAAATCACTATTTTAGAAACTGATTTAAGCGATTTACGCAAGCGTGGCACAGAAGTTAATTCGCTTTTAAAAGCCGTTGATAGTAAAGATTTTCGCTTTTTCTTTAATATGATAACTGTCCCTTATATTGAAAATAGCAATGTTATTACTCAGGCTGCGGACTTTTATGGAGTTCTAAACTTCTTAGACCAAAACTCCATAACAAAGATAAAATCTAGCCCTTTTGTGGTTGCTAAGTCAAATAGCGAAGTGTTTTTTAGCTCTGTTAAAACTATACCGTTCTTAAAGAATACTAGCACCTTTAATCAATATTCTACTCAAAGTCAAAATACTTATGATTATAAGGATGTTGGACTTACGCTAAAACTTCGTCCTGTTGTGGTTGGTAGTAATATTGATGTAGATTTGGATTTGACTTTTGAGAATTTGCTAGCAAATAGCGACAAGCTAACGCCTAGCACTAGCAAAAAGCAATTAAAGTCTAGTTATCGCTTAAATCGTGGTGAAATCATTGTTCTTAGTGGAATAAATCAAGATATAGAAACTAAAGGTCGCACTGGTATACCACTGCTAAAAGATATTTGGCTTTTAAAGTATCTATTTAGCACTGAAACTACTGATTTAAGCAATAGTATCTTAACTATAACGATTGAAATCGTTGATGATGAAGTCAGCATTGCTAAGGTTTTAGAAAAAAGTAAAGATGATGATAAATAG
- a CDS encoding sodium-dependent transporter: protein MHKKFSKLGYILAMAGSAIGLGNAWKFPTMTGNHGGFAFIFLYFVLTILIACVAFLAEAGIGRLSGKDTPKALIELAPKGQRFWGLGGFFMITALLIASFYLVVIGWILYYACLSIGGLPASTDEAGKLFDSLIKNNLTSVLSCYFAVLFITFYTVSRGIKEGIEKLNFILMPSLFILLIVILIYSFTFNSSGFSGAVSFIFTPDFSKILDPELILAAMGLALFSLSLGVGTVSTYGASLGEDTNLFKSLLYIVGLNICMGILMGLVVFSFVQVAPGASANDGPGLIFVSLASLFGELGAVGSVLGFMFFISLLFAGITSAVSMIEPAVRYFEDEKGISRIKSSAILGILVFGLGVLCVLSFYEPTKDSFAIFGKSIFDILDYATSNVLMPLGVLFFSIFAGWIMPKERFYTLFLNYAPKFAVDIWYFILRFILPILVVGIGIYRLN from the coding sequence ATGCATAAAAAATTCTCCAAACTAGGCTATATTTTAGCCATGGCTGGTTCTGCTATAGGACTTGGCAATGCATGGAAATTTCCTACAATGACTGGCAATCACGGAGGATTTGCTTTTATTTTTCTTTATTTTGTGCTTACGATTTTGATAGCTTGTGTAGCTTTTTTGGCAGAGGCTGGCATAGGCAGACTTAGTGGTAAGGACACGCCAAAGGCTCTCATAGAACTAGCACCAAAAGGGCAGAGATTTTGGGGGCTTGGCGGATTTTTTATGATTACAGCTTTGCTTATTGCTTCGTTTTATCTTGTGGTTATCGGCTGGATTTTATACTACGCTTGTCTTAGCATTGGTGGGCTTCCAGCTAGCACAGATGAGGCTGGCAAGCTTTTTGATAGTCTTATTAAAAACAATCTAACAAGCGTTTTGTCCTGCTATTTTGCGGTGCTTTTCATCACTTTTTATACAGTATCAAGAGGTATAAAAGAAGGTATAGAAAAGCTAAATTTTATCTTAATGCCTAGCTTGTTTATTTTGTTAATTGTGATTTTGATATATTCATTTACTTTTAATAGTAGCGGTTTTAGTGGGGCTGTGAGTTTTATTTTTACCCCTGATTTTAGCAAGATTTTAGACCCTGAGCTGATACTAGCTGCCATGGGACTAGCGCTGTTTTCGCTCTCACTTGGTGTGGGGACGGTTAGCACTTATGGGGCTAGCTTGGGTGAGGATACAAATCTTTTTAAATCCTTATTATATATAGTAGGGCTTAATATCTGCATGGGAATTCTCATGGGGCTTGTGGTATTTAGCTTCGTTCAAGTAGCACCTGGGGCCAGTGCTAACGATGGCCCAGGGCTGATTTTTGTCTCTCTTGCTTCGCTTTTTGGCGAGCTTGGAGCGGTAGGCTCTGTGCTTGGGTTTATGTTTTTTATCTCACTGCTTTTTGCTGGTATAACATCTGCTGTATCGATGATAGAACCAGCTGTAAGATACTTCGAGGATGAAAAAGGCATAAGCAGAATCAAATCTAGCGCAATTCTTGGAATTTTGGTCTTTGGGCTTGGAGTGCTTTGTGTGCTTAGTTTTTATGAGCCTACAAAAGATAGTTTTGCTATATTTGGCAAGAGTATTTTTGATATATTAGATTATGCTACTTCAAATGTACTTATGCCGCTTGGCGTGCTGTTTTTTAGCATTTTTGCTGGCTGGATAATGCCAAAAGAGCGATTTTATACACTATTTTTAAACTACGCACCAAAGTTTGCGGTGGATATTTGGTATTTTATCTTGCGATTTATTTTGCCGATTTTAGTCGTTGGAATCGGTATTTATAGACTTAATTAA
- a CDS encoding zonular occludens toxin domain-containing protein — protein MSIRYIVGNPGSGKSYYGVKVLYDAFMRPKHKSIFSVMPAIMKAYKNNEKHKSLDEILKDDEKRDNDYLVAYTNINEFKFELCEKIKKLDFVDLENKLTMLYTEYKNNKDSGDKELIELASELGLYKALFVIDEIHNFFDKDNEVLRWWLTYHRHLYQELYLITQDLSLVSNEYKTIAEYFYKAVDSSKRFFSKKFRYIQYSSYKLYQKDIISKFLVDFEQEIFNLYHSGNNGIGKSAVKKFMWIGILLALIVFILFKVLISVFLSPDEVEKIDEKAIKQDSNYTIKNTENFRIKKELEKLKEKNVDDLFYYSFTCYENLCSFSGSIDLFRYEILVHLMGTTEQVFSLKRSSGLKGGVTYEVLLKNDVFKPLNITYTQGKTDEKTFNNDFSSPDFGLGSFGNSNKK, from the coding sequence ATGTCAATTCGTTACATTGTAGGAAACCCTGGCAGTGGTAAGAGCTATTACGGCGTAAAAGTGCTTTATGATGCTTTTATGCGTCCTAAGCATAAAAGCATTTTTAGCGTTATGCCAGCAATTATGAAAGCTTATAAAAACAATGAAAAACATAAAAGTCTAGATGAAATTTTAAAGGATGATGAAAAGAGAGATAATGATTATTTAGTTGCTTATACAAATATAAATGAGTTCAAATTTGAGTTATGCGAGAAAATAAAAAAGTTAGATTTTGTTGACCTTGAAAATAAATTAACAATGCTTTATACTGAGTATAAAAACAATAAAGATAGTGGCGATAAAGAACTAATTGAACTTGCTAGCGAGCTTGGACTATATAAAGCTTTATTTGTTATAGATGAAATACACAATTTTTTTGACAAAGATAATGAAGTTTTGCGCTGGTGGCTTACTTATCATCGCCACCTTTACCAAGAATTGTATTTAATAACACAAGATTTGAGCCTAGTTAGCAATGAGTATAAAACAATCGCAGAATATTTTTATAAAGCAGTAGATAGTAGTAAGCGATTTTTTAGCAAGAAATTTAGATATATTCAATATTCAAGCTATAAGCTATATCAAAAAGATATCATCAGCAAATTTCTTGTGGATTTTGAACAAGAGATTTTTAATCTATATCACTCTGGAAATAATGGAATTGGTAAAAGTGCTGTAAAAAAGTTTATGTGGATTGGAATTCTACTTGCCTTAATTGTATTTATACTTTTTAAAGTCTTAATTAGCGTATTTTTAAGCCCTGATGAAGTAGAAAAAATAGATGAAAAAGCTATAAAACAAGATTCAAACTACACTATTAAAAATACTGAGAATTTTAGAATTAAAAAAGAGCTTGAAAAGTTAAAAGAAAAAAATGTAGATGATTTATTTTATTATTCTTTTACTTGCTATGAAAATTTATGTTCTTTCTCTGGTTCTATTGATTTATTTAGATATGAAATTTTAGTTCATTTAATGGGGACTACTGAACAAGTTTTTAGTTTAAAACGAAGTTCTGGCTTAAAAGGTGGGGTTACCTATGAAGTTCTTTTAAAGAACGATGTTTTTAAGCCTCTAAATATAACTTACACACAAGGAAAAACCGATGAAAAAACTTTTAATAATGACTTCTCTAGTCCTGATTTTGGTCTTGGAAGTTTCGGCAATTCAAATAAAAAGTAA
- a CDS encoding replication endonuclease yields the protein MRKIKFVDDGQPSLFDENFGAASAPVSGGRFAPTANKAAPCQFNKKMPAFDYIVLSRTYGVSDDDLKEAKNKLALQSKWLESQEYISDVTGELRTFLDFTMSANHSKKYYAEVWNRTNTISDFMLNHNHRIAFLTITLNGCFRRALNGDYSRFKIQDEKKLSPEFFEKKLNCEPCGIKDLVDLLNYQWHAFFKRILAYLKGSKYFYIRAFEPHKDGVPHIHALISYPKEIHEKVLQAYKDIFNAPQNLKSTYLSKEQVKNGEINGFQWSINNPAGYVLKYINKSFINCLENKELNHQQAWYIKYKVRRFTTSRHQIPLWIYRKINFFKKDFYNLCLLKDHSDWFCEWDYSSQYFRLSNMKTTELINYENGVLEYSIQGKIIHRYEKKLPKKPQRQKIDLRTYDEKDKKPFGRWECRKPINRMKDYEFLEYFKALAISNSPHYALCVNELIKRGMNKIFGIPDRQISLNNAIDDIDVFEYNYYLNK from the coding sequence ATGAGAAAAATTAAGTTTGTTGATGATGGGCAGCCAAGTCTATTTGATGAGAACTTTGGCGCTGCGTCTGCGCCTGTGAGCGGGGGGCGCTTCGCGCCAACCGCGAACAAAGCAGCGCCTTGTCAATTTAATAAAAAAATGCCAGCTTTTGACTATATCGTTCTTTCACGCACTTATGGTGTAAGTGATGACGATTTAAAAGAAGCAAAAAATAAGCTTGCTTTACAATCCAAATGGCTAGAAAGCCAAGAATATATTAGCGATGTTACTGGTGAGCTAAGAACATTTTTAGATTTTACTATGTCTGCTAATCACTCTAAAAAGTATTATGCTGAAGTATGGAATAGAACAAATACTATAAGCGATTTTATGCTAAATCATAATCACCGCATAGCATTTCTTACAATTACGCTAAATGGCTGCTTTCGCCGTGCCTTAAATGGCGATTACTCACGCTTTAAAATCCAAGATGAAAAGAAACTAAGCCCTGAGTTCTTTGAAAAAAAGCTAAATTGTGAGCCTTGTGGTATAAAAGATTTAGTGGATTTATTAAATTATCAGTGGCACGCATTTTTTAAAAGAATTCTAGCTTATCTAAAAGGTTCAAAATATTTTTACATTCGTGCTTTTGAACCGCATAAAGACGGAGTGCCACACATTCACGCCTTAATCTCTTATCCCAAGGAAATACACGAAAAAGTGCTACAAGCTTACAAAGATATATTTAATGCTCCCCAAAACCTAAAAAGCACTTATCTAAGCAAAGAACAAGTAAAAAATGGTGAGATTAACGGCTTTCAATGGAGCATAAATAATCCAGCAGGCTATGTTTTAAAATATATAAATAAAAGCTTTATTAACTGCCTAGAAAATAAAGAGCTTAATCATCAGCAAGCTTGGTATATAAAATATAAAGTTCGCCGCTTTACTACTAGCAGGCACCAAATTCCGCTGTGGATATATAGAAAAATTAACTTTTTCAAAAAAGATTTTTATAACCTTTGCTTGCTTAAAGACCACAGTGATTGGTTTTGCGAGTGGGATTATAGCTCGCAATATTTTAGACTAAGCAATATGAAAACTACTGAGCTAATAAACTATGAAAATGGCGTGCTTGAGTATAGCATTCAAGGCAAGATTATTCATCGCTATGAGAAAAAACTGCCTAAAAAGCCTCAAAGGCAAAAGATAGATTTGCGAACTTATGATGAAAAAGATAAAAAACCTTTTGGTCGCTGGGAATGTCGCAAGCCGATAAATAGAATGAAAGATTATGAGTTTTTGGAGTATTTCAAGGCTCTTGCTATTAGCAATTCACCTCACTATGCGCTTTGCGTAAATGAGCTAATAAAGCGTGGCATGAATAAAATCTTTGGTATTCCAGACCGTCAAATAAGTCTAAATAATGCTATTGATGATATTGATGTATTTGAGTATAACTACTATCTAAATAAATAA
- a CDS encoding tyrosine-type recombinase/integrase produces MTFEKYSKLWLDLGQKSWKPSTYDKNCGIVKTRLKDFASLDIDEIKPSFIRLWLASIDDVSNKSKKHYISALSGIFTLALQDEVINRNPITFLKSLQHTSPRIEPFSNDEVTEILAESKKYSQNFQIFVRLGFFTGMRTGEIIALKLKDIDFVSDIISINSTRSRFGEGTPKTAKSMRKVPILKNLRQTLCEFIDSRKFFSGYLLENQYNKPYRDSQIFQDIWSKILADLGIKYRRPYTMRHTYATFMLTNNYVTPVKLAALLGHSTPKMIYNVYVNYVNQNLQDFNRDLKLY; encoded by the coding sequence ATGACTTTTGAAAAATATTCTAAACTTTGGCTTGATTTAGGTCAAAAAAGCTGGAAGCCTAGCACTTATGATAAAAACTGCGGAATTGTTAAAACTAGGCTAAAAGACTTCGCAAGTCTTGATATAGATGAGATTAAGCCTAGTTTTATTAGACTTTGGCTTGCTAGTATTGATGATGTTAGCAATAAAAGTAAAAAGCACTATATAAGCGCATTAAGTGGTATTTTTACACTTGCTTTGCAAGATGAAGTTATAAATAGAAATCCTATAACCTTTTTAAAATCTTTACAGCATACTAGCCCTAGAATAGAGCCTTTTAGCAATGATGAAGTAACTGAAATTTTAGCTGAGAGCAAAAAATATAGCCAAAATTTTCAAATATTCGTGCGACTAGGCTTTTTTACTGGTATGCGCACTGGCGAGATTATAGCATTAAAGCTAAAAGATATTGATTTTGTTAGTGATATAATTTCTATAAATTCTACTCGCTCTCGCTTTGGCGAAGGCACTCCAAAAACTGCTAAAAGTATGCGTAAAGTGCCGATTTTAAAAAATCTAAGGCAAACTTTATGCGAGTTTATAGACAGCCGCAAGTTTTTTAGTGGATATTTGCTAGAAAATCAATATAATAAGCCCTATAGAGATTCTCAAATTTTTCAAGATATTTGGAGCAAAATTCTAGCTGATTTAGGCATCAAATATCGCCGTCCTTACACTATGAGGCACACTTATGCGACTTTTATGCTTACTAATAACTATGTAACGCCTGTAAAGCTTGCTGCCCTGCTAGGTCATAGCACGCCTAAAATGATTTATAATGTTTATGTAAATTATGTTAATCAAAATTTACAAGATTTTAACCGAGATTTAAAGTTGTATTAA
- the pyrF gene encoding orotidine-5'-phosphate decarboxylase, which produces MKLCVALDLPSRDECLGLASELKGLDLWLKVGMRAFYRDGLDFICELKKISDFKIFLDLKLYDIPNTMSDAAAELCKTGVDMINIHASAGAVAMRAVMERIASEKNRPLVLAVSALTSFDESGFSDIYHTNIESAVRSMSLLSKESGLDGMVCSAFESKMIKEHCGDDFITLCPGIRPVLRGETSAQDDQSRVAGVSFAKSHKADFIVIGRPIYKASNPKNAVKEILSQF; this is translated from the coding sequence ATGAAACTTTGTGTAGCACTTGATTTGCCTAGCCGTGATGAGTGTCTAGGGCTTGCTAGTGAGCTAAAAGGGCTTGATTTATGGTTAAAGGTTGGTATGAGAGCCTTTTATAGAGATGGGCTTGATTTTATTTGTGAGCTTAAAAAAATCAGCGATTTTAAGATTTTTTTAGACCTTAAACTCTATGATATACCAAATACCATGAGTGATGCAGCAGCCGAGCTGTGCAAGACTGGGGTGGATATGATAAACATCCACGCAAGCGCAGGTGCTGTGGCGATGAGAGCAGTGATGGAGCGCATCGCTAGTGAGAAAAACCGCCCACTAGTGTTAGCAGTCTCAGCGCTAACTAGCTTTGATGAGAGCGGATTTAGCGATATTTATCACACAAATATAGAAAGTGCTGTGCGTAGCATGTCGCTTTTAAGCAAAGAATCTGGGCTTGATGGTATGGTTTGTTCGGCTTTTGAGAGCAAGATGATAAAAGAGCATTGCGGTGATGATTTTATCACGCTTTGTCCTGGGATTCGCCCTGTATTGCGTGGTGAGACCTCCGCTCAAGATGATCAATCAAGAGTAGCTGGTGTAAGCTTTGCAAAGTCTCACAAAGCTGATTTTATTGTAATTGGTAGACCGATTTACAAAGCTAGCAATCCAAAAAATGCCGTAAAAGAAATTTTATCTCAATTTTAA